From the genome of Streptomyces ficellus:
CAGCGACGTCGGCGCGTTGGACTTCAGGACGTTGACCAGGACGCTGGTGCTGGTCTTCACGGTGTTGGTGACCGCCACCTTCACCGCGGTGGGCGCGTTCGACCGCAGGACGTCGACCAGCACGGTCGTGGTGGTCTTCACGGTGGTGGTGACCGCGACCTTCACCCCGGTGGGCACTCCGGCCTTCAGGACCTCGACCAGCACGGTGGTGGTCGTCTGCACGGTGGTGGTGACCGCGACCTTGACCGCGTTCGGCGCGTTGGACTTCAGCGTGTCGACCATGACCTGCGTCGAGCTCTCGACGGTGCTGGTGACGGCCACCTTCACCTCGTTGGGCACGTTCGCCTTCAGGACGTCGACCAGGACGCTCGTCTGGGTCTCGACGGTGTTGGTGACCGCGACCTTGACCGCGTTCGGCGCGTTCGACTTCAGCGTGTCGACCAGCACCTGGGTCGACTGCTCGACCGTGTTGGTCACCGAGACCTTGACCTCCTGCGGCACGTTCGCCGTCTGGAGGTTCGTCAGGGCGTCCGTCGACTGCTTCACCACGTTACCGAGGGCCACTCGCTGCGCCAGGGGCGTGTTGGGGTCCTCGACGATCGCGAGCGTCTCGTTCAGGTTCCCCGCCGCGTTCTTGACCTCTGCCGGGGCGTTCTCCTGGTTCGCCAGTTCATCGACGTTGTTCTGCAGTTGAGGCGTCAACTTCTGGAGTTGCTCCTCCTGCTGGGCCGGCGGCGGCTGCTGCTCCTGCTGCTCCTGCGGAGGGGGCGGCTGCTGCTCCTCCTGCGGCGGAGGCGGCTGCTCCTCCTGCGGAGGTGGCGGGGGCTGCTCCTCCTGGGGTGGAGGCGGCGGCTGCTCCTCCTGAGGCGGCGGAGGCGGTACCTCCTCCTCAGGCGGCGGCGGAGGCTGCGGTTCCTCCGGATCCGGTGGTGGCGGCGGAGGCTGGGCGGGTACGGAGGCGGCCGCGGGGGAGGCCTGGGGCATCGCTTCGGCGGCGACCGCGCCTGTCGACAGGGCGAGCGCCGCGGCCAGGCAGGAAGCCCCGCACAAACGGGCGATGTGTTTCCCGGAGGTTCTGGGCATGGCAGTTCCTGGTGGAAGATTCACCAACTCGAATAGGGGCCCTGCGAAGCTCTGCTCTGAGGGCGGCCGGCCTGTGGGAACGGAGCTCCACGACTCAACGAAGCACAGGCGCTACAAGACCCACTCTTCCCTCAGTTGGCGCATCTCGCAACGCGGCAGCGCCCGCTCCGTGGTACGGGGCAGCGGATGATGGAGTGGTGACAAAAGAAGGCAGCACACGAAGCGAGACGAAGCCCACCGTGCACTTCGGTGCGCACAGTGATGCGCACAGCAGTGCGCAATCCGGTGCGCAACCAGGTACGCGGTCGGGGGCGGGCGCGGACGACGGCTCCGCCGCCTTCGAGGCCCATCGGTCCGTCCTGACCGGAGTGGCCTACCGGATGCTCGGCCGTGTCGCCGACGCGGAGGACGTCGTCCAGGAGGCGTGGCTGCGCTGGTCCGCCGCCGACCGCTCCGGCGTCCGCGAGCCCCGCTCCTACCTCGTACGCGTCACCACGCGGCTCGCCGTCGACCGGCTCCGGCAGTTGCAGGCGCGCCGCGAGGCGTACGTCGGGCCGTGGCTGCCCGAACCGCTGGTCACCGACTTCGGCCCGGCCGTCCCCGACACCGTCGAGCGCGCGGTGCTCGCCGACTCCGTGTCGCTCGCCGTCCTGGTGGTTCTCGAGTCCCTCTCGCCGCTGGAACGCGCGGTGTTCGTGCTCCGCGAGGCCTTCGGCTTCCCGTACGCGGAGATAGCGGCCACCCTCGACCGGTCGGAGGCGGCCGTGCGGCAGCTCGCCGGCCGCGCCCGCCGCCATGTCGACGAGGGCAGGCCCCGGTTCGACGTCGACCCCGCGGAACGCCGCGACCTCACCGAGCGGTTCCTCGCGGCGGCGGCCGGGGGCGACCTGGACGGGCTGCTCGCCCTGCTCGCCCCCGACGTGCGGCTCATCGGCGACAGCGGCGGCAAGGCCAAGGGGCCCCTGCGCGTGATGGAGACCGCCGACAAGGTCGGCCGCTTCCTGTGCGCCGTCGCCAGGGAACCGGCCGCCCGCGCCGAGGTCCGGTTCCTGGAGGTCAACGGAGGACCGGCGCTGCTCGTCCTCGTCGGCGGCCGGCCCGACTCGGTGTTCCAGGTGGACGTCCTGGACGGCCGGATCGCGCGCGTCTACCTGATCAGGAACCCCGACAAGGTCGCCCCGCTGGCACCGTGACCACCGCCACGCCCATGGGCGCGAACAGCGTGTGAACGCTCTGCGACAGGACTCGACCCCGCTGCGTTACCGGCCGACGATTGGTCTTGACCAAGGGTGAGCGCCGTCCTATGGTCACAGGGTTAGTGCAGGAACCTTTAATAAACAAGGCACGGAAAGCCGCCGGGGAGCCGGCGATTGCGGAGGATCAGGGTGGGGACCACGCAGCTGGAATCAGTGCCCGAGCCCAAGTACTGGCACCTGAAGACCGTGATCGGCGAAGCGCTGGACACGGAATTCTCGGTGGGCGAGATCCTGCCCAACGAGCGTGACCTGGCCGCCCGGTTCGGCGTGGCCCGCGCCACGCTCCGCCAGGCCCTGGAACAGCTGGAGCTGGAGGGCCGGCTCCAGCGCCGCCGCGGCGTCGGCACCACCGTCGCACCGCCCCGCATGGGCGTGGACGTGTCCACCGCGCAGGCCCAGTGGCCCGGCACCGGCGAGGAGGTCTGGCAGCCCGTGGACTGTGTCCTCGCCGCCCCGCCCGCCGCCGTGGCCCGCCTCCTCGACCTCGGCGAGGGCGCCGGCGAACCGGTGCACACCGTGCGGCGCCTGCGGATGACGCACGGTCAGGCCCTGGCGGCCGAGCAGCTGTACGTCCCCGCCGGCTCCGTACCGGACCTCACCGCCATCGACGCTCCGTCCGGCGCGGCCCGCGCCCGCGGCGTCCTGCGCGAGCTCCAGCGGCTCACCCTGGAGGGCCAGGACCGCGCGGTGGAGCTCGGCTCCGCCCGCGCGGACGACGCCAGGGAACTGGACCGGCTGCCCGGCGCCCCCGTCCTCGTCGTCACCACCCGGTACCTGGCGCGGGGCCGTACCGCCGCCGTCTCCGTCGCCACCTACCGCGCCGACACCTGCCGGCTCACCTTCGGCGACGCCGGGGACTTCGGCATCGCCTCCTGACCCGTACGACCGTGCGCGGCCCGTCGCTCAGCGGCGGGCCGTCACCGTTCCCTCCACCGCGAACAGCTGCTCCTCGACGTGGTCGAGCGCCAGCCGCAGCGCACCGGTCGCCACCACCGCCTCGCCCAGCAGCGACAGCACCACGCGGGGCGGCCGCAGGCAGAAGCGCGCCAGCTCCTTCCGCAGCGGCTCGAGTACGCCGTCCAGGCCGGCCGCCCAGCCGCCGATCACCACCACCTCCGGATCGAGCGCCAGCACCAGCGCCGCCACGTCGTGCACCAGCCGCTGGATGAACCGCTCCACCGCCTCCCGGGCCCGCGCGTCACCCTCGCGCGCCAGCGCGAAGACCTCCGCCACCGCCTGCTCGTCCAGCGGGTGCAGCGGCTCGTCCGTGGTCGACAGCAGCGTCTCCGGCGTGGCCCCCTGACCCAGCAGGTGCAGCGCCCCGATCTCCCCGGCCGCCCCGCCGAACCCGCGGTGCAGCCGCCCGCCGATCAGCGAACCGGCCCCGGGGCTCAGGCCCGCGAGCACGAACACGATGTCGTCCGAGTCGGTGGCCGCGCCCTTCCACTGCTCGGCCACGGCCGCGGCGTTCGCGTCGTTCTCGACCAGCACCGGACACCGGAACGACCGCCGCAGCCGCCCGCCGAGCGCCAGCCCCGTCCAGCCGGGCAGCGCCGTACCGAGCCGGACCGTCCCGTCCGCCTCCACGATCCCGGGCGTCCCGACCCCCACGGCCCGCAGGCTGCCGCGCGCCACACCGGTGCGGCGCAGCACGTCGGCCACCACCGTCCGCACCCGCTCCAGCCGTTCGTCCGCCGACGCGGTCTCCGGCACTTCCCGGGACCCGGCGCCGATGATCCGCCCGTCCAGCCCCGACATCAGCGCGGCCACCCGGTGCGGTCCGATCTCGATGCCCAGCAGGTGCCCCGCCTCCGCCCGGAACCGGAACCTGCGCGCGGGGCGGCCCTGACGCCTGGCCTCGCCCTCCTCGGGCGCCACCTCGACCACCAGACCGTTGCCGATGAGCCCCTCGACCACCCCCTCGACGGTCGGCCGCGACAGCCCCGTGATCCGGGTGAGGTCGGTGAGCGTACGCGCGTCACCGCCGCGCAGCGCATGGAGTACCACCGCGGAATTGATCCGCCGCAACAGCGACGGGTCCCCGCCGGTCAGCCGGCTCACCGTGTGTCCTCCCAGCTAGAACGCGTGTCTGCCGGATCGTACTCAATCACCCCGCCGCGCGGTCGGGCGCCTCGCCCCGGGGCCCGCCGGGACGGGGTCTGACGCTGCGCCAGTTGTCAGTGGCGGGGGCTTTACTGGAGCCATGACCACCGCACGGCACCTGGCGACCATCGATCGGCTGCGGACCCTGCCGTTCCCGGCCCGGTCCGGTGACCCGGAAGCGGGTCGCGGCGGCGCTGATTACCACCTGGCCGAACTGGCCACCAGCGAGGACTTCTGGGAGGACGACGGCACCCGCCGGGAGGCCGTCGAGGAGCAGTACGAGGCGGAGCGCGACGCCCTCGCGGCGCTGCTGACGACCCGCTGGGGCGAACCCCAGGTCTTCAGCCTGTGGTCGCTCTTCGAGCGCTGCGCGAACGGGGAGGAGGTCCCCGAACCCTGGCGCACCCTCAGCCAGTCCGTCCCCGACGTCCACCTCTGGCGGGTCG
Proteins encoded in this window:
- a CDS encoding RNA polymerase sigma-70 factor, translated to MHFGAHSDAHSSAQSGAQPGTRSGAGADDGSAAFEAHRSVLTGVAYRMLGRVADAEDVVQEAWLRWSAADRSGVREPRSYLVRVTTRLAVDRLRQLQARREAYVGPWLPEPLVTDFGPAVPDTVERAVLADSVSLAVLVVLESLSPLERAVFVLREAFGFPYAEIAATLDRSEAAVRQLAGRARRHVDEGRPRFDVDPAERRDLTERFLAAAAGGDLDGLLALLAPDVRLIGDSGGKAKGPLRVMETADKVGRFLCAVAREPAARAEVRFLEVNGGPALLVLVGGRPDSVFQVDVLDGRIARVYLIRNPDKVAPLAP
- a CDS encoding ROK family transcriptional regulator; amino-acid sequence: MSRLTGGDPSLLRRINSAVVLHALRGGDARTLTDLTRITGLSRPTVEGVVEGLIGNGLVVEVAPEEGEARRQGRPARRFRFRAEAGHLLGIEIGPHRVAALMSGLDGRIIGAGSREVPETASADERLERVRTVVADVLRRTGVARGSLRAVGVGTPGIVEADGTVRLGTALPGWTGLALGGRLRRSFRCPVLVENDANAAAVAEQWKGAATDSDDIVFVLAGLSPGAGSLIGGRLHRGFGGAAGEIGALHLLGQGATPETLLSTTDEPLHPLDEQAVAEVFALAREGDARAREAVERFIQRLVHDVAALVLALDPEVVVIGGWAAGLDGVLEPLRKELARFCLRPPRVVLSLLGEAVVATGALRLALDHVEEQLFAVEGTVTARR
- a CDS encoding GntR family transcriptional regulator, whose protein sequence is MGTTQLESVPEPKYWHLKTVIGEALDTEFSVGEILPNERDLAARFGVARATLRQALEQLELEGRLQRRRGVGTTVAPPRMGVDVSTAQAQWPGTGEEVWQPVDCVLAAPPAAVARLLDLGEGAGEPVHTVRRLRMTHGQALAAEQLYVPAGSVPDLTAIDAPSGAARARGVLRELQRLTLEGQDRAVELGSARADDARELDRLPGAPVLVVTTRYLARGRTAAVSVATYRADTCRLTFGDAGDFGIAS